Proteins from a single region of Ensifer adhaerens:
- a CDS encoding isochorismatase family protein: MKLPVVPDNAVLLPIDMQQAFDSAPWPRRWNHDIDRNGLALLAAWRAAGRPVIHVRHESVMPGSTLGHGASGNAFRPGFEPQPGEPLVTKSVNAAFIGTDLDLRLRRLGVDTVVAFGISTDMCVSTSVRVGANLGYRMILVEDACDCFDQPDGDGTVIAARDVHRAHIATLRAEFAEVTTTVAFVEALRRPDAA, from the coding sequence ATGAAATTACCAGTTGTACCCGACAATGCCGTGCTGCTGCCGATCGACATGCAGCAGGCTTTCGACAGCGCCCCCTGGCCGCGCCGATGGAACCACGATATCGACCGGAACGGTCTTGCTCTGCTTGCCGCCTGGCGCGCGGCCGGTCGGCCGGTGATCCATGTTCGCCATGAAAGCGTCATGCCGGGCTCGACGCTTGGACACGGTGCGTCCGGCAATGCCTTCCGGCCCGGCTTCGAGCCGCAACCCGGCGAGCCACTCGTCACCAAGAGTGTCAACGCGGCCTTCATCGGCACCGATCTCGACCTCAGGCTTCGGCGTCTCGGCGTCGATACAGTTGTTGCGTTCGGCATCTCGACCGACATGTGTGTCTCCACCTCGGTGCGCGTCGGCGCCAATCTGGGCTACCGCATGATCCTCGTGGAGGATGCGTGCGATTGCTTCGATCAGCCGGATGGAGATGGAACGGTAATCGCGGCACGGGACGTCCACCGAGCCCATATCGCGACCTTGCGCGCCGAATTCGCCGAGGTGACGACAACAGTTGCTTTCGTCGAAGCCCTACGCCGTCCGGACGCCGCCTAG